The window GTTGGAAACAAGCTGACCATTATGAAAGGCACCGTGGTCTTTCAATTCTAAAAAGTCTGAGGAAATCACCCGACAACCTAGTTCCTTGAGACCTTGGTAGTCATGCCCGACGGGTTGTGATTCATCCCCCCAACGTTGATGATCAATGTAGCTCGCCGGGACCGGACGGTTATTAACTAGGACGGTGTTAATGAAGTTCTGCCCTAATTGCCGGTCTAAAACCCGCACGTGGTCGGCATCCGTAAAGTGATCCGTTTCACCTTTTTGAGTCATAATGTTACAAATATAGACCACCTCAGCACTCGTAGCTTTGACCGCTTCACCCACGTTGCTTACCATTAAGTTCGGCAGAATACTGGTATATAAGCTTCCGGGACCCAGCACGATTTGATCGGCGTTCATAATGGCCTCAATCACGTCGGGGACGGCCTCCGGTTGGTGATCATTAGTCGGAGATTCCACCCAGACCCGCTTCACCAGCTTATCAGCCGCCGTAATCTCTGCTTCTCCGGCTAATTGACTGCCGTCACTAAACTCGGCATGCAGCACCAGTTCTTCATCACAAACCGGGTAAACGTGCCCGTCGACTTTCATCATCCGGGTTAATTCCTGCACTGCGTCAAAGAAGCCGCCTTCCATTTCGGAAAGTGCCGTAATAATTAAATTACCAATCGCATGCCCGGACAAAAATTTATCCGAAGACTTAAACCGGTACTGAAAAATATCTAGGTATAGCTCTGGCAATGTGGATAAGGCCACCAGGACGTTGCGGATATCTCCCGGGGGTAACACGTTAATGTAGTTCCGCAAAATTCCGGACGAACCGCCATCGTCAGCCACCGTCACGACGGCCGTGATATCCACGTCGCGTTTCTTTAAGTTTCTTAGAATCACGGGCAACCCGGTTCCTCCGCCAATCACCACCATCCGGGGACGATCAATTCGTTTCGCAACTTTATCTACCATTGGGTTTCTCTGCTCCTTTGTGTCGTTGAATGTCGCGGTGGGTAATATTTACCACGTAGCCCAGTTCACGCAAATGATGCGCCAACCGTTCGGTCATCGCCACGGAGCGGTGCTGCCCACCCGTACAACCAATCGCAATTGTCTCGCTGGATTTCGAACTTTGTCTAATGCGGGGCAATTCAAATTCGAGGAGATTGAGGGTTTTGTTAAAAAAGGTCTCCGCGCTATCCTGTTCCATGACGTAGTCATAAACTGGTTGATCCTGACCAGTTTGATCCCGGAGTTCGGGGATGTAATATGGATTAGAAATGAAACGCACGTCAAACACCATGTCAGCATCCAAGGGCAGTCCGTGCTTAAAACCAAAAGACATTAGCTCCACATGAAATTGCGGTAGCTCGTGCTGTTCAAATCGTTTCACAATTTTTGCTTGTAAGTCTTGTGGCTTAAGATCCGTGGTATCAATTACCCAACTAGCATTGTCCCGCACTTCAGCCAGGAGCTTCCGTTCCTTTTCAATACCGTCAACCACCCGTCCGTTCCGAGCTAACGGGTGATCCCGCCGACTTTCTTCGTAGCGGGAGACCAGCTTTTCGGTGTTCGCATCCAGGAAAATGACTGCTTCCCGGTCATTGTGTCGTTTGGCAATCTTAAGCAACAATTCCACTACGGCTTGACTTGATTCAGCGGAACGTAAGTCTAAGACTACGGCCACCTGATTAATTTCACTGGAAGTGCGCAATAATTCGGTAAATTTACCCATCAACGCCGTTGGCAGGTTATCAACACAAAAGTACCCCAAGTCTTCAAAGGTTTGGAGCGCCTTGGTTTTGCCTGCTCCACTCATTCCGGTTATAACTACCAATTGATCATCTTTTCGCATTGCCCTCTCCTCCAAACTTTGTCTAAGTATAGCATACCGGGTGTTTCATCCCCAGCAAAAAAGAACCGTCAGTGACGATTCTTTTTAGTCTAATGCAGCTTTCGTACGTTCTGTGTCCTGCGCTAAAATTGGTTTTAAATATTGACCCGTGTAACTCTCAGAAACGGTCGTAATTTCTTCCGGCGTTCCGGTGGCCACGACGGTTCCACCGGCATCTCCACCTTCCGGACCGAGATCAATCACATGGTCGGCTTGCTTAATCACGTCCATGTTGTGTTCGATGATCAAAACAGTATTGCCTTCATCCACGAGGGCCTGCAAAACTTGCAACAAACGTTTCACATCGTCCGTATGTAATCCCGTCGTTGGTTCATCGAGAATGTAAAAGTTCTTGCCGGAGGAACGTTTATGCAGTTCTGATGCCAATTTCATCCGCTGGGCTTCCCCACCGGAGAGGGTTGTCGCCGGTTGTCCGAGTTTTACGTAACCGAGTCCGACGTCGGCAATCGTTTGCAATTTCCGGGTAATCTTGGGAATTGCCGAGAAAAAGTCAAGGGCTTCGCGTACCGTCAGGTCTAAAACTTCGGCAATGTTCTTGCCCTTGTATTCCACCTGCAGAGTTTCGGCATTGTACCGTTTGCCGTGACAAACTTCACACGGAACGTACACGTCTGGTAAGAAATCCATCCCAATCTTCAGGATTCCATCACCATGACAGGTTTCACACCGTCCCCCCTTGATGTTAAAGCTAAAGCGGCCCTTATGGTAACCGCGCAATTGCGCTTCATTCGTTTTGGCAAATAAATCGCGAATATCATCAAAAACACCCGTGTAGGTGGCTGGATTACTTCGTGGTGTCCGGCCAATCGGACTCTGATCGATGTTAACCAGTTTTTCAATCTGCTGGTAACCGGTAATTGATTTATACTTCCCGGGCTTGGCAGAATTATGGTTTAACTTCTGGGCCAGTGCCCGCTTTAAAATGTCATTTACAAGGGTCGATTTCCCAGAGCCAGAGACCCCGGTAACCACGTTCAGTTCCCCTAACGGAAACTTCACCGTGATGTTTTTTAGGTTATTGGCTTGGGCGCCCTTCACCGTCACAAACTTCCCGTTTCCGGTCCGTCGTTGCAGTGGGACTGGAATAAACTTTTTGCCTGATAAATATTGTCCCGTCAACGAGTTCGGGTTCTGTTCCACTTCGGCGGGAGTTCCGGTTGCCATAATCCGACCACCGTTCGCACCGGCTCCCGGACCGACGTCCACGAGGTAGTCAGCCGCGAGCATCGTTTCCTGATCGTGTTCTACCACGACCAAGGTGTTACCGAGGTCGCGCATCTGCTTCAGTGACTTAATCAAGCGGGCGTTATCCCGTTGGTGCAGTCCAATCGAGGGTTCATCTAACACGTAGAGAATCCCCGAGAGGTTAGAACCAATTTGGGTAGCCAGACGAATTCGTTGGGCTTCCCCTCCAGAGAGGGTGCGCGCTGCTCGTGACAGGGTTAGGTAGCTTAGTCCCACGTTGAGCAGAAAGTCCAACCGATCACTAATTTCCTTGATTACTGGTTGCGCAATCGTGGTATCCTGCTCGCCGAGATCAACGTTTTGAAAGAAGTTAAATTCCTCCGTGATGTTTTGTTCACAGACTTCGGCAATGCTTAACCCGTTAATCTTAACGGCCAGCGCTTTTTGGTTTAATCGCAATCCATGACAAGCCTGACAGGTTAATTCCCGCATGTACTTGCGCATCTGGTCGCGGGTGAAGTCACTGTTAGTGTCCCGATAGCGACGGGCAATGTTCGTCATGACCCCTTCAAACGGCACATCGGCATCGCGAACGCCCCCAAAGTCACTTTCATAGTGGAAATGAAATTCTTTCCCCTTGGATCCGTACAAAATCAATTCCCGTTGGTCCTTCGGTAATTTTTCAAACGGGACATCCATATCAATGTCAAAGGCCGTGGCCGCTTGTTCCAATAATGTCGGGTAGTACTTGGAGCTAATCGGATTCCATGGCTCAATCACCCCATCGCGTAGCGTTTTACTGGAATCTGGAATCACCAATTCTTCATCCACCTCTAGCTTAGCACCCAGTCCGTCACATTCTGGACAAGCCCCTAATGGTGAGTTAAACGAAAAGAGCCGGGGTTCTAATTGCCCCACGGTAAAGCCACACACAGGACAGGAATAATGTTCCGAAAAGAGCATCGGTTTCCGTTGACCGAGAAAGTCAAGGGTGGCATACCCCTCACTCAAACGTAACGCCGTCTCTAGGGAATCAGACAACCGGGCGTTAATCCCTGGTTTCACCACAATCCGGTCAATCACAATGCTAATGTCGTGCCGTTGGTTCTGATTCAACTCTAGGTCATCGTTAACATCATGTTGTTCCCCGTCCACGATAATCCGGACGAAGCCTTCCTTTTTAATTCGTTGCAGCACCTTTTTGTGCTGGCCCCGTTTGGCACGCACAATTGGCGACAAAATTTGCATTTTCGTCCGCTCTGGCAGTTCCATGATGCGGTCAATCATTTGGTCCACCGATTGGCTCCGAATTACCGTGCCGTCGTTCGGACAGACCGGAGTCCCTACCCGAGCCCACAACAAGCGCAGGTAATCATTAATTTCCGTAACTGTTCCCACGGTGGAACGGGGGTTTTTTGACGTCGTTTTCTGGTCAATCGAAATCGCCGGACTCAATCCGGTGATTGAATCAACGTCTGGCTTATTCATCTGACCCAGAAACTGGCGGGCGTATGACGACAGACTTTCCACGTACCGGCGTTGACCTTCCGCATATAAAGTATCAAATGCCAGCGAACTCTTTCCTGATCCAGAGAGACCCGTCATTACTACGAGCTGGTTTTTCGGAATGTCCACATTCACGTCCTTTAAGTTGTGTTCCCGGGCGCCGCGAATTTTAATGGCATCATTGGCCATGGTCTCCACCTCCTTTAATTATGAATCCATTTCTTGCTTTAATTTTTTAATCGTATCCCGCAGGTTTGCCGCCTGTTCAAAGTCTAGTTGTTGCGCCGCCGTCTGCATTTCATCACTCAGATTTTTCAGGACCACTTGTTGTTCCTTGACACTCATTTGTTCAAAGTCAGACTCTGCAAACGGTTTTTCCTTGTTGTAATGATCATCTTCGGTTTGTTTGTAAGCCGAAATGACTTTTTCCACCGGTTTAATGATGGTGTGCGGTTGCTGGTGGTGGGCTTCGTTATACGCAATTTGCTTGTCCCGCCGCCGCTGGGTTTCATCCATGGCTAACTGCATTGAGTCCGTCACATGATCGGCGTACATGATCACGTGCCCGTCTTCGTTCCGAGCGGCCCGCCCGATGGTTTGAATCAGGGAGCGTTCGTTCCGTAAGAAACCTTCCTTATCAGCGTCCAAAATGGCCACCAGTGAAACTTCCGGTACGTCAATTCCTTCCCGCAGGAGGTTAATTCCAATCAGAACGTCAAATTTTCCCAACCGCAAGTCCCGCAGAATCCGCGTTCGTTCCAGGGTTTTGATGTCACTGTGCAGGTATTTCACTTTTACCCCCAGATCCTTAAGATAATCGGTTAAATCCTCGGCCATCTTTTTGGTCAAGGTTGTCACAAAGGTCCGTTGGTTTTTCTTGACCCGCGCGTTAATTTCGCCCAGTAAGTCATCCATCTGATCCTTAGTCGGTCGCACTTCGACGGTTGGATCCAGTAACCCAGTTGGTCGAATAATCTGTTCTACCACCTGACTGCTATGTTCCAGTTCGTAATCACCGGGAGTAGCTGACATGTAAACCACCTGGTGAATGTGCTTTTCAAACTCATCAAAGTTTAACGGTCGGTTGTCATAGGCACTCGGTAACCGAAAGCCGTAGTCAATTAGCTGTTTCTTGCGGGCTCGATCTCCCTTTAACATTCCCCGAACTTGGGGCACTGTTTGGTGTGATTCATCGATAAACATCAAGAAGTCTTTGGGAAAGAAATCCAGCAGCGTATACGGTGGTTCGCCCGGTTTCCGGCGATCCATGTAACG of the Fructilactobacillus cliffordii genome contains:
- a CDS encoding gluconeogenesis factor YvcK family protein — encoded protein: MVDKVAKRIDRPRMVVIGGGTGLPVILRNLKKRDVDITAVVTVADDGGSSGILRNYINVLPPGDIRNVLVALSTLPELYLDIFQYRFKSSDKFLSGHAIGNLIITALSEMEGGFFDAVQELTRMMKVDGHVYPVCDEELVLHAEFSDGSQLAGEAEITAADKLVKRVWVESPTNDHQPEAVPDVIEAIMNADQIVLGPGSLYTSILPNLMVSNVGEAVKATSAEVVYICNIMTQKGETDHFTDADHVRVLDRQLGQNFINTVLVNNRPVPASYIDHQRWGDESQPVGHDYQGLKELGCRVISSDFLELKDHGAFHNGQLVSNELIRLLGQPKFNH
- the rapZ gene encoding RNase adapter RapZ, whose protein sequence is MRKDDQLVVITGMSGAGKTKALQTFEDLGYFCVDNLPTALMGKFTELLRTSSEINQVAVVLDLRSAESSQAVVELLLKIAKRHNDREAVIFLDANTEKLVSRYEESRRDHPLARNGRVVDGIEKERKLLAEVRDNASWVIDTTDLKPQDLQAKIVKRFEQHELPQFHVELMSFGFKHGLPLDADMVFDVRFISNPYYIPELRDQTGQDQPVYDYVMEQDSAETFFNKTLNLLEFELPRIRQSSKSSETIAIGCTGGQHRSVAMTERLAHHLRELGYVVNITHRDIQRHKGAEKPNGR
- the uvrA gene encoding excinuclease ABC subunit UvrA, with translation MANDAIKIRGAREHNLKDVNVDIPKNQLVVMTGLSGSGKSSLAFDTLYAEGQRRYVESLSSYARQFLGQMNKPDVDSITGLSPAISIDQKTTSKNPRSTVGTVTEINDYLRLLWARVGTPVCPNDGTVIRSQSVDQMIDRIMELPERTKMQILSPIVRAKRGQHKKVLQRIKKEGFVRIIVDGEQHDVNDDLELNQNQRHDISIVIDRIVVKPGINARLSDSLETALRLSEGYATLDFLGQRKPMLFSEHYSCPVCGFTVGQLEPRLFSFNSPLGACPECDGLGAKLEVDEELVIPDSSKTLRDGVIEPWNPISSKYYPTLLEQAATAFDIDMDVPFEKLPKDQRELILYGSKGKEFHFHYESDFGGVRDADVPFEGVMTNIARRYRDTNSDFTRDQMRKYMRELTCQACHGLRLNQKALAVKINGLSIAEVCEQNITEEFNFFQNVDLGEQDTTIAQPVIKEISDRLDFLLNVGLSYLTLSRAARTLSGGEAQRIRLATQIGSNLSGILYVLDEPSIGLHQRDNARLIKSLKQMRDLGNTLVVVEHDQETMLAADYLVDVGPGAGANGGRIMATGTPAEVEQNPNSLTGQYLSGKKFIPVPLQRRTGNGKFVTVKGAQANNLKNITVKFPLGELNVVTGVSGSGKSTLVNDILKRALAQKLNHNSAKPGKYKSITGYQQIEKLVNIDQSPIGRTPRSNPATYTGVFDDIRDLFAKTNEAQLRGYHKGRFSFNIKGGRCETCHGDGILKIGMDFLPDVYVPCEVCHGKRYNAETLQVEYKGKNIAEVLDLTVREALDFFSAIPKITRKLQTIADVGLGYVKLGQPATTLSGGEAQRMKLASELHKRSSGKNFYILDEPTTGLHTDDVKRLLQVLQALVDEGNTVLIIEHNMDVIKQADHVIDLGPEGGDAGGTVVATGTPEEITTVSESYTGQYLKPILAQDTERTKAALD
- the uvrB gene encoding excinuclease ABC subunit UvrB: MVTKTQNQFELVSKYQPTGDQPTAIHKIDAGLAAGDKEQTLLGATGTGKTFTMANIIRDQNRPTLVLAHNKTLAGQLYNELKEFFPHNAVEYFVSYYDFYQPEAYVPSSDTYIEKDASINDEIDQLRHAATSALLSRNDVIVVASVSSIFGLGNPEEYQNHTVSLRVGDEMERDVLLRKLVNIQFQRNDIDFDRGRFRVHGDTVEVFPASGTQNAYRIEFFGDEIDKITQVNTLTGEVLGEPTSVTLFPATHFLTNDEIMRVALPEIKTDMETQVGKLEHSGKLLEAQRLKQRTTYDLEMMREMGYTSGIENYSRYMDRRKPGEPPYTLLDFFPKDFLMFIDESHQTVPQVRGMLKGDRARKKQLIDYGFRLPSAYDNRPLNFDEFEKHIHQVVYMSATPGDYELEHSSQVVEQIIRPTGLLDPTVEVRPTKDQMDDLLGEINARVKKNQRTFVTTLTKKMAEDLTDYLKDLGVKVKYLHSDIKTLERTRILRDLRLGKFDVLIGINLLREGIDVPEVSLVAILDADKEGFLRNERSLIQTIGRAARNEDGHVIMYADHVTDSMQLAMDETQRRRDKQIAYNEAHHQQPHTIIKPVEKVISAYKQTEDDHYNKEKPFAESDFEQMSVKEQQVVLKNLSDEMQTAAQQLDFEQAANLRDTIKKLKQEMDS